The Rhodopseudomonas palustris genome window below encodes:
- a CDS encoding non-heme iron oxygenase ferredoxin subunit, translated as MSTIAPTEVRVGTVSDFPSGEIRAATLPDGTTVAVYNVDGQLYATADLCSHGEASLSEEGILTGKTVECPWHFGTFDVTDGRATGMPCTIPLKTFTVKIVDENVYVEF; from the coding sequence ATGAGCACGATCGCACCAACCGAAGTCCGGGTCGGGACTGTCTCGGACTTTCCCTCGGGCGAGATCCGGGCGGCCACCCTGCCCGACGGAACCACCGTCGCCGTCTACAATGTCGACGGGCAACTCTACGCGACGGCCGATCTATGCAGCCACGGCGAAGCCTCGCTCTCCGAGGAAGGCATCCTGACCGGCAAGACCGTGGAATGCCCCTGGCATTTCGGGACGTTCGACGTCACCGACGGTCGGGCCACCGGGATGCCGTGCACCATTCCGCTGAAAACGTTCACCGTCAAAATTGTCGATGAGAATGTCTATGTCGAATTCTGA
- a CDS encoding sugar ABC transporter substrate-binding protein has protein sequence MAADPRAELLQKFEKAVKGKTVAWVPVWMGVLEGEWTRVMKAHFDDYGIKMVTRDPNMKSDVQLQAVSSLINEKPDVLIVQNPTTTLLARELKRAMDAGIKVIQVNMASNQLTDAYVGADVPKLGRMLAGEVIKACGGGKGSGKISILQGEATAAYSLDMVKAAMEVFKTDPSIKIVSSQPTNWDANKASDITTNVLQQNPDLCGIFSVWGPQTVGAAQVVKNAGKKGEVKIFVASDGQPADCDMVDQGLFTKNLSYRADTQGEAIANAVLTLLQDNRPAGTTQLAYYTTNYWVSSKDDRQYCFVVPKE, from the coding sequence ATGGCCGCCGATCCGCGCGCCGAACTGCTTCAGAAATTCGAGAAAGCCGTGAAGGGCAAGACCGTCGCCTGGGTGCCGGTATGGATGGGCGTTCTCGAGGGCGAGTGGACCCGCGTGATGAAAGCCCACTTCGACGACTACGGGATCAAGATGGTGACGCGCGATCCGAACATGAAGTCGGACGTGCAGCTGCAGGCGGTGTCGTCGCTCATCAACGAAAAGCCGGATGTGCTGATCGTGCAGAATCCGACGACGACTCTGCTGGCGCGCGAGCTGAAGCGGGCGATGGACGCCGGCATCAAGGTGATCCAGGTCAACATGGCGTCGAACCAACTCACCGACGCTTATGTCGGCGCCGACGTGCCGAAGCTCGGCCGTATGCTGGCCGGCGAAGTGATCAAGGCCTGCGGCGGCGGCAAGGGATCGGGCAAGATATCGATCCTGCAAGGCGAAGCGACGGCGGCCTATTCGCTCGACATGGTCAAGGCGGCGATGGAAGTGTTCAAGACCGATCCGTCGATCAAGATCGTCTCCTCGCAGCCGACCAATTGGGACGCCAACAAGGCATCCGACATCACCACCAATGTGCTGCAGCAGAACCCGGACCTGTGCGGGATCTTCAGCGTCTGGGGTCCTCAGACGGTGGGTGCGGCGCAGGTCGTGAAGAACGCCGGCAAGAAGGGCGAGGTGAAGATCTTCGTCGCAAGCGATGGCCAGCCGGCGGATTGCGACATGGTCGATCAGGGCCTGTTCACCAAGAACCTGTCCTACCGCGCCGACACGCAAGGCGAAGCGATCGCCAACGCGGTCCTGACCCTGCTGCAGGACAACCGACCCGCCGGAACGACCCAGCTCGCCTACTACACGACGAATTATTGGGTCTCCAGCAAGGACGACCGTCAGTATTGCTTCGTCGTCCCGAAGGAATAG
- a CDS encoding VOC family protein: MIELKDVAYARLGTSNLEEAETFATTCLGLQVAERSSKALYLRSDDRAHTLCYFEGDPAEQTLGFEIEDEDELSAAATTLEALGHPVHVGTASECAARKVKAYVGFKDPTGNSIELAVRPQRSGRRYFPTRDAGITGFSHVGLNSTNPLRDEAFWTKVCNARVSDRIGDIALMRVNAIHHTVALAPALGPGIQHINHQVQSNDDVLRSFYHLSEQRVPIVFGPGRHPTSGARFLYFQGPDGMVFEYSVGVDEIEDEASHRPRQFGFEPSSLCMWGSKSQRMAR, translated from the coding sequence ATGATCGAACTGAAAGACGTCGCCTACGCCCGGCTCGGCACTTCCAATCTCGAAGAAGCCGAGACGTTCGCAACCACCTGTCTCGGCCTGCAGGTCGCGGAACGGTCGTCCAAGGCGCTGTATCTACGCTCCGACGATCGCGCCCACACGCTGTGCTACTTCGAGGGCGATCCGGCCGAGCAGACGCTCGGCTTCGAAATCGAGGACGAAGACGAATTGTCGGCCGCCGCCACCACGCTGGAAGCGCTCGGTCATCCCGTCCACGTTGGCACCGCCAGCGAATGCGCCGCCCGCAAGGTGAAGGCCTATGTCGGCTTCAAGGATCCGACCGGCAACAGCATCGAGCTGGCGGTGCGGCCGCAGCGCTCCGGCCGGCGCTATTTCCCGACGCGGGATGCCGGCATCACCGGCTTCAGCCATGTCGGGCTCAATTCGACCAACCCGCTGCGCGACGAGGCGTTCTGGACCAAGGTCTGCAATGCGCGGGTGAGTGACCGGATCGGCGATATCGCGCTGATGCGGGTCAACGCGATCCACCACACCGTCGCCCTGGCGCCGGCGCTCGGACCGGGCATTCAGCACATCAATCACCAGGTGCAAAGCAACGACGACGTGCTGCGGTCGTTCTATCATCTGTCGGAGCAGCGCGTTCCAATCGTATTCGGCCCTGGCCGGCATCCGACATCCGGCGCACGCTTCCTGTATTTCCAGGGACCGGACGGCATGGTGTTCGAATATTCGGTCGGCGTCGACGAGATCGAGGACGAAGCCAGCCATCGCCCGCGCCAATTCGGGTTCGAGCCTTCCAGCCTCTGCATGTGGGGATCGAAATCTCAACGGATGGCACGTTGA
- a CDS encoding SMP-30/gluconolactonase/LRE family protein produces the protein MSLARDIIDRIFFPNRDVHAIPVLDGNLSPNERLDRASVLGEPIEAPDALALDARGILYVSSGRTILACRGPDYIERRTFAVFDAEVGALAWSATSGLVAALSGQGVVSLDADGAIVARLTGVAGEQLRCPTALAIGDDGRIYIADGSRHNPASEWHRDLLEKRPPSGRIIACDANLSEARVLADGLDWPAGLVISHDGRSLLVTEAWEHRLSALALDGGTPRALVKNFAGYPCRISRGSRGDYWLAFFGLRTQLMEFVLREDAFRTRMLEAVEPHLWIGPRLGGAADYREAMQIGRIKKLGIQKPWAPPRSYGLVARIGPDGAARESYHSRTSGEVHGITAVLVDPAGHVFAVSKGHGKLIKLPTGPVSE, from the coding sequence ATGTCTCTGGCGCGTGACATCATCGACCGGATCTTCTTCCCGAATCGCGACGTGCACGCGATCCCGGTGTTGGACGGAAACCTCTCGCCGAACGAGCGCCTCGATCGCGCGTCTGTTCTCGGTGAACCCATCGAGGCACCGGACGCGCTCGCGCTCGATGCGCGCGGCATTTTGTATGTGTCGAGCGGTCGGACAATTCTGGCGTGCCGCGGTCCTGATTATATCGAACGCCGGACTTTCGCGGTGTTCGACGCCGAGGTCGGCGCTCTGGCATGGTCCGCGACATCCGGGCTGGTCGCCGCTTTGTCGGGGCAGGGCGTCGTGTCTCTCGATGCTGATGGAGCAATCGTCGCGCGGCTGACGGGTGTGGCGGGTGAGCAGTTGAGATGTCCGACGGCGTTGGCGATCGGAGACGATGGTCGGATCTATATCGCCGACGGTTCGCGTCACAATCCCGCCTCCGAATGGCATCGGGACCTTCTCGAAAAGCGACCGCCGTCCGGCCGGATCATCGCCTGCGACGCAAATCTGTCGGAGGCGCGTGTCCTTGCAGATGGTCTCGACTGGCCCGCAGGCCTCGTCATCTCGCATGACGGTCGCAGCCTGCTGGTGACAGAGGCCTGGGAGCATCGGCTGAGCGCCCTGGCTCTCGACGGCGGAACTCCGCGCGCCCTGGTGAAAAACTTCGCCGGCTATCCGTGCCGGATCTCGCGCGGCTCCCGGGGCGATTACTGGCTCGCGTTCTTCGGCTTGCGCACGCAATTGATGGAGTTCGTGTTGCGCGAGGACGCGTTTCGCACGCGTATGCTGGAAGCCGTCGAGCCGCATCTATGGATCGGCCCGCGGCTCGGAGGCGCCGCCGACTATCGCGAGGCGATGCAGATCGGCCGTATCAAGAAACTCGGCATTCAGAAGCCGTGGGCGCCGCCGCGTTCTTACGGGCTCGTCGCTCGCATCGGACCGGACGGCGCGGCGCGCGAGAGCTATCACAGCCGAACGTCGGGAGAGGTTCACGGGATCACGGCTGTGCTGGTCGATCCTGCGGGGCACGTCTTCGCCGTGTCGAAGGGGCACGGCAAGCTGATCAAATTGCCCACCGGCCCTGTGTCCGAGTAG
- a CDS encoding sugar ABC transporter ATP-binding protein: MIEIAPVLQITAGSKVYSGVHAIDKVDFTLRPGEIHALLGENGAGKSTLCKAIAGAIKLTSGDYLLGGEKVSFSSPGEALAQGVAMVYQETSLVPSMTVAQNLELGMESWFTIYRKINIAAQQSQQALNFNVDPLALVETLGTAKRQMVEIARAVRHNARVIIFDEPTASLTPEEIQHLFHLLNSLRAKGVGVIFISHALEEALKIADRITILRDGKLVHTGPANELDRPKIVRMMVGRDVATSHYAAAEIAGDAALPPVHDAEPAKRKRVLAVENVTMGNVVKNMSFSVYEGEVVGIAGLVGSGRTEIAHIICGARKRNFLRGGLVYLNDKPIRYRVPRQAIRDGIVYITEDRKLDGFFETMTADDNIYLGYLASPKGRSLFYSLRKRKQVADRWVKALSISALKRSLKIIEYSGGNQQKVVVAKSLAQEPSLVIFDEPTRGVDVGAIPQIHASIRDLAKSGKAVVVISSYLPEVLALSDRILVARGGRIVEEMPASEATEEKIMYAAIH, encoded by the coding sequence ATGATCGAAATCGCTCCGGTGCTGCAGATCACAGCAGGAAGCAAGGTCTACAGCGGTGTCCACGCGATCGACAAGGTCGACTTTACGCTGCGCCCCGGTGAGATCCATGCGTTGCTGGGCGAGAACGGCGCGGGCAAGTCGACCTTGTGCAAAGCCATCGCCGGCGCCATCAAGCTGACGTCCGGCGACTACCTTCTCGGCGGAGAGAAGGTGTCGTTCTCGTCGCCCGGCGAAGCGTTGGCGCAAGGTGTCGCCATGGTTTACCAGGAAACCAGTCTGGTTCCGTCGATGACTGTTGCGCAGAACCTCGAGCTCGGAATGGAGAGCTGGTTCACGATCTACCGCAAGATCAACATCGCCGCGCAGCAGTCACAGCAGGCCCTGAATTTCAACGTCGATCCACTGGCGCTGGTGGAAACGCTCGGCACGGCGAAGCGGCAGATGGTGGAGATCGCCCGTGCGGTCCGCCACAATGCGCGCGTCATCATCTTCGACGAACCGACCGCCAGCCTTACTCCGGAAGAGATCCAACATCTGTTCCACCTGCTCAACAGCCTGCGCGCAAAGGGCGTCGGCGTCATCTTCATCTCGCATGCGTTGGAAGAAGCGCTGAAGATTGCCGATCGGATCACGATCCTGCGCGACGGCAAGCTGGTGCATACAGGTCCCGCGAACGAGCTCGACCGGCCGAAGATCGTGCGCATGATGGTCGGCCGCGATGTCGCGACGAGCCACTATGCGGCTGCCGAAATCGCCGGAGATGCAGCGCTTCCACCGGTGCACGATGCGGAGCCTGCCAAGCGCAAGCGCGTGTTGGCGGTCGAGAACGTCACCATGGGTAACGTCGTCAAGAACATGTCGTTCTCGGTCTATGAGGGGGAGGTCGTCGGCATCGCGGGCCTCGTCGGATCGGGCCGAACCGAGATTGCGCACATCATCTGTGGGGCCCGCAAACGCAACTTCCTCCGCGGCGGACTAGTATATCTGAACGACAAGCCGATCCGCTATCGCGTGCCGCGCCAGGCGATCCGCGACGGTATCGTCTACATCACCGAGGACCGTAAGCTCGATGGCTTCTTCGAAACCATGACGGCCGACGACAACATCTATCTCGGCTATCTCGCCTCGCCCAAGGGACGCAGCCTGTTCTATTCGCTCAGGAAGCGTAAGCAGGTCGCCGATCGGTGGGTCAAGGCGCTGTCGATCTCGGCGCTCAAGCGCAGTCTGAAGATCATCGAATATTCCGGTGGCAACCAGCAGAAGGTGGTGGTTGCGAAGTCGCTGGCGCAGGAGCCCTCATTGGTGATCTTCGACGAGCCGACCCGCGGTGTCGACGTCGGCGCGATCCCGCAGATTCATGCGTCGATCCGGGATCTCGCCAAGAGCGGCAAGGCGGTGGTGGTGATATCCTCGTATCTGCCGGAAGTGTTGGCTCTGTCGGATCGGATTCTTGTGGCCCGCGGCGGACGTATCGTCGAGGAAATGCCCGCGTCTGAAGCGACGGAAGAAAAGATCATGTACGCCGCGATCCATTAA
- a CDS encoding TetR/AcrR family transcriptional regulator, whose product MSNSDKPRPTRARSTSGLPASPSRQKLQSRRNSSTEPTYAPRRTQAERSETTRTQLIDAAIKLVRANGLSGLRTVEVAELAGVSRGALMHHFKSKHDLTVAVIRHVNDISRSESARRATIAKRSDQDPIEGIIHDAHDFYFGDYFFIELAIAMSADSESRVLKRETLRTSRTSRFSVEAAWLEALMATGISKQVASDVLALTLSVVRGFSVRMLIERDPDQFAHLLKVWRNIIRHYLDSMPTDRPIKRGSK is encoded by the coding sequence ATGTCGAATTCTGACAAACCGCGACCGACCCGGGCACGATCCACCTCTGGGCTGCCCGCTTCGCCGTCGCGGCAGAAGCTGCAATCCAGGCGAAACAGCTCGACCGAGCCGACCTACGCGCCGCGCCGGACACAGGCGGAACGCAGTGAAACCACCCGGACCCAACTGATCGACGCCGCCATCAAGCTGGTCCGCGCCAACGGCCTGAGCGGGCTGCGCACCGTCGAAGTCGCGGAGCTCGCCGGCGTGTCGCGCGGCGCCTTGATGCATCATTTCAAGAGCAAGCACGATCTCACCGTGGCCGTGATCCGCCACGTCAACGACATCTCGCGCAGCGAGAGCGCACGGCGTGCGACGATCGCCAAGCGCTCCGATCAGGATCCGATCGAAGGCATCATCCACGACGCCCACGACTTCTATTTCGGCGATTACTTCTTCATCGAGCTCGCCATCGCGATGAGCGCCGATTCCGAGTCGCGCGTGCTCAAGCGCGAGACGTTACGGACCTCCCGCACCAGCCGTTTCTCGGTGGAGGCGGCGTGGCTCGAAGCGCTGATGGCGACCGGCATTTCCAAACAGGTCGCCAGCGACGTGCTCGCGCTCACGCTCAGCGTCGTCCGCGGCTTCTCCGTCCGCATGCTGATCGAACGCGACCCGGACCAGTTCGCACACCTGCTGAAGGTCTGGCGCAACATCATCCGCCACTATCTCGACAGCATGCCGACCGATCGGCCAATCAAGCGTGGTTCAAAATGA
- a CDS encoding acyl-CoA dehydrogenase family protein, whose translation MLYPESERVAVVKHRLLSFMDRYIYPNEERFYKEAEELGPWKVYPTVEELKPLAREQGLWNLFLPDSEHGAGLTNLEYASLCEVMGRSHLAPEVFNCSAPDTGNMEVLARYGTAEHQERWLKPLLAGEIRSCFAMTEPAVASSDATNIESRIARDGDSYVINGRKWYTTNATDPRCKICIFMGKTDPDNPNRHQQQSMILVPMDTPGVEVLRSIPVFGFYGVPDRASEVVFRDVRVPASNILLGEGRGFEIAQGRLGPGRIHHCMRLIGLAERTLEKMCRRAASRVAFGKPVSEQTVTQERIAESRIMIEQARLLTLNAAHAMDTVGNKVAKTEIAMIKVAVPNMACQVIDWAIQAHGGGGTSNDFGLTAAYATARLLRLADGPDEVHRNQIARLELRKYSNK comes from the coding sequence ATGCTCTATCCAGAATCCGAGCGCGTTGCCGTCGTCAAGCACCGCCTGTTATCCTTCATGGACCGTTACATCTATCCGAACGAGGAACGCTTCTACAAGGAGGCTGAAGAACTCGGTCCCTGGAAGGTCTATCCGACAGTCGAGGAGCTCAAGCCACTCGCGCGCGAACAGGGTCTCTGGAATCTATTTCTGCCCGACAGCGAACATGGCGCGGGCCTTACCAATCTCGAATATGCCAGCCTTTGCGAAGTGATGGGTCGCTCGCATCTCGCGCCCGAAGTCTTCAATTGCTCGGCTCCCGACACCGGAAATATGGAAGTGCTGGCGCGCTACGGGACCGCCGAGCATCAGGAGCGTTGGCTGAAGCCTTTGCTGGCCGGTGAAATCCGATCCTGCTTCGCCATGACCGAGCCCGCGGTTGCGTCCAGCGATGCCACCAATATCGAGAGCCGTATCGCGCGCGATGGCGACAGCTACGTCATCAACGGACGCAAATGGTACACCACCAATGCCACCGACCCGCGCTGCAAGATCTGCATCTTCATGGGCAAGACCGATCCGGACAATCCGAACCGGCATCAGCAGCAATCGATGATCCTGGTGCCGATGGATACGCCGGGCGTGGAGGTGCTTCGTTCAATTCCGGTATTCGGCTTCTACGGCGTTCCGGATCGTGCATCCGAAGTGGTGTTTCGTGACGTTCGTGTCCCGGCGTCGAATATTCTGCTCGGGGAAGGGCGCGGGTTCGAAATCGCCCAGGGGCGGCTCGGGCCGGGGCGTATTCACCACTGTATGCGACTGATCGGGCTTGCCGAGCGAACGCTCGAAAAGATGTGCCGACGCGCAGCCAGCCGGGTGGCATTCGGCAAGCCTGTTTCGGAACAGACTGTGACGCAGGAGCGTATCGCGGAATCACGCATCATGATCGAGCAGGCCCGTCTGCTCACGCTCAATGCGGCCCATGCGATGGACACGGTCGGCAACAAGGTCGCCAAGACCGAGATCGCAATGATCAAGGTCGCGGTGCCGAACATGGCCTGCCAGGTCATCGACTGGGCGATCCAGGCCCACGGTGGCGGTGGCACGAGCAATGATTTCGGCCTCACCGCCGCTTATGCGACGGCGCGGCTGCTACGCCTGGCCGATGGTCCGGACGAAGTCCACCGCAACCAAATCGCCCGCCTGGAACTGAGGAAGTACTCGAACAAATAG
- a CDS encoding VOC family protein, whose protein sequence is MTSVPAGENLELQLCYVRLGLQEPGAAATFVTDILGLQAVPNDLGEHLFRSDERAHTLCLTDQSEPPAIGIELLAEVDLDAIGTRIREAGFDARTATDEECRRRNVRHALLVRDASGNAIDLVVRPARSGRRYFPSRDAGVIGLQGIGLRSRNVSEDLKLWTAILGARVSDWVGDVAYLAIDEKHHRIGLYPSDRAGLVYVSFAVESLDAIMQNNYFAQERQIKILHGPGREPASGQMFLRFAGPEGHVFSYGYGMSDIGAKHRCRQFSPVPSSLCEWGSDCSEIPELQRAVG, encoded by the coding sequence ATGACATCCGTACCGGCAGGCGAAAATCTGGAGCTGCAGCTCTGCTACGTCCGGCTGGGGCTGCAGGAGCCCGGCGCGGCGGCGACATTCGTCACTGACATTCTCGGCCTGCAAGCGGTGCCGAACGATCTCGGCGAGCACCTGTTCCGATCCGACGAGCGCGCGCATACGCTCTGCCTCACCGACCAAAGTGAACCGCCTGCGATCGGCATCGAGCTGCTCGCGGAGGTCGATCTCGACGCCATCGGCACGAGGATTCGCGAGGCCGGGTTTGACGCGCGGACCGCGACCGACGAGGAGTGCCGTCGGCGCAACGTCCGTCACGCGCTTTTGGTGCGGGACGCCAGCGGCAATGCGATCGATCTCGTCGTCCGGCCCGCGCGCAGCGGCAGGCGCTACTTCCCAAGCCGCGACGCCGGCGTGATCGGCCTGCAAGGCATCGGGCTGCGCAGCCGGAACGTGAGCGAAGACCTCAAGCTGTGGACGGCGATCCTCGGCGCTCGCGTCAGCGACTGGGTCGGCGACGTCGCCTATCTGGCGATCGATGAGAAACATCATCGCATCGGGCTCTACCCGTCGGATCGCGCCGGGCTGGTCTATGTCAGCTTCGCGGTGGAGAGCCTCGATGCCATCATGCAGAACAATTATTTCGCGCAGGAGCGCCAGATCAAGATCCTGCACGGTCCCGGGCGCGAGCCGGCCTCGGGCCAGATGTTCCTGCGCTTCGCCGGCCCCGAGGGCCACGTGTTCTCCTACGGCTACGGCATGAGCGACATCGGCGCCAAGCATCGCTGCCGGCAATTTTCCCCCGTGCCGTCGTCTCTCTGCGAATGGGGAAGCGATTGCTCAGAAATACCCGAATTGCAACGAGCCGTCGGCTGA
- a CDS encoding ABC transporter permease codes for MEPIVPFTLLLVVFVAFIVMIPGYTSIPQLQQLMRSFPEQGFVAMAMAVSILSGGLDLSVGAVFAMADFLTLYFLMVLEWPLPLTIVAVMGWGALIGAINGGLIAYAKTRPFLTTMVVLIILRAAYNKITGQYAVELAGASSDNAAWDYLGGGFLFGIPINMVCLLVVGIVAHFYLTRIRSGVHIMAVGSSRKAARHAGIDVKWSLFMAYVLSGMMASLAGILYAARQNSAGTDTGVGWEVNALAAAVLGGISLSGGRGTISRALMGAAIIFLLINGLVQLGTHGSLTTAIIGAILLAAVAFNVKFVKNKGKLLQKIYVTPSLVEFEPPASIARDSGTVFAENDRLKNAEAIALDKIEGPEDIILDEHDHLYTVNRNGSIIRFLAPDYEVREEFARIGGRPLGMALDRDKNILVCVAGMGVYGVKPDRTVFKVTDETNRTWYRFKDDSRLWLADDLDVAPDGKIYFSDATTRYDLSDWALDGFEGRGNGRIVCHDPATGKTSTVLSNLAFPNGVCVSHDGRSVLWVSTWLCRIYRYWIAGEKAGQLELLVDNLPGYPDNVNRASDGTYWLAFVGLRSPVYDLAMADPAFRTRMVKQIPPDEWMCPGINNGCVIKFDDTGRVLESWWDPGGRSHPTITSMREHKGYLYIGGLENNRIGRVKLPNGDVNWTGWKSYWSSNGQNNSGVAPSNVRPITTAKAKHVSGA; via the coding sequence ATGGAACCGATCGTTCCGTTCACGCTGCTGCTGGTGGTGTTCGTCGCGTTCATCGTGATGATCCCCGGCTACACGTCGATCCCTCAGCTTCAGCAATTGATGCGCAGTTTTCCGGAGCAGGGCTTCGTGGCGATGGCGATGGCCGTTTCCATTCTCTCCGGCGGGCTCGATCTCTCGGTCGGCGCCGTCTTCGCGATGGCGGATTTCCTGACGCTGTATTTCCTGATGGTCCTGGAGTGGCCGCTGCCGCTCACGATCGTCGCCGTGATGGGGTGGGGGGCGTTGATCGGCGCGATCAACGGTGGACTGATCGCCTATGCGAAGACGCGGCCGTTCCTCACCACGATGGTGGTGCTGATCATCCTGCGCGCGGCCTACAACAAGATCACGGGGCAATACGCCGTCGAACTGGCCGGCGCGTCCTCGGACAACGCGGCGTGGGATTATCTCGGCGGAGGCTTCCTGTTCGGGATCCCGATCAACATGGTCTGCCTGCTCGTCGTCGGCATCGTCGCGCACTTCTATCTGACGCGAATTCGTTCCGGCGTTCACATCATGGCGGTGGGCTCCAGCCGCAAAGCGGCACGCCACGCCGGCATCGATGTGAAGTGGTCGCTGTTCATGGCCTATGTGCTGTCCGGCATGATGGCGTCGCTGGCGGGCATTCTCTACGCCGCCCGGCAGAACAGCGCCGGCACCGACACCGGCGTCGGCTGGGAAGTCAACGCGCTCGCCGCTGCGGTGCTCGGCGGCATCAGCCTGTCCGGCGGACGCGGCACCATCAGCCGGGCGCTGATGGGCGCCGCCATCATCTTCCTGCTGATCAACGGCCTGGTGCAGCTCGGCACGCACGGCAGCCTGACCACCGCGATCATCGGCGCGATCCTGCTCGCGGCCGTGGCCTTCAACGTCAAGTTCGTGAAGAACAAGGGCAAGCTGCTGCAGAAGATCTACGTCACGCCGTCGCTGGTGGAATTCGAACCCCCGGCCTCGATCGCGCGTGACAGCGGCACGGTCTTCGCCGAGAACGATCGGCTGAAGAATGCCGAGGCGATCGCGCTTGACAAGATCGAGGGGCCCGAAGACATCATCCTCGACGAGCACGATCATCTCTACACGGTGAATCGCAACGGCTCGATCATTCGGTTTCTCGCCCCGGACTACGAGGTGCGCGAGGAGTTCGCCCGCATCGGCGGACGTCCGCTCGGCATGGCGCTCGACCGCGACAAGAACATTCTCGTCTGCGTGGCCGGCATGGGCGTCTACGGCGTGAAGCCCGACCGCACCGTCTTCAAGGTCACCGACGAGACCAACCGGACTTGGTATCGCTTCAAGGACGACTCGCGGCTGTGGCTTGCCGACGATCTCGACGTCGCGCCTGACGGCAAGATCTATTTCAGCGATGCGACCACGCGCTACGATCTTTCGGATTGGGCACTGGACGGCTTCGAGGGGCGGGGCAATGGCCGCATCGTCTGCCACGATCCGGCGACGGGTAAGACCAGCACCGTCCTGTCCAATCTGGCCTTCCCGAACGGCGTATGCGTGTCTCACGACGGGCGATCGGTGTTGTGGGTCTCGACTTGGCTTTGCCGGATCTACAGATACTGGATTGCCGGCGAGAAGGCCGGCCAGCTCGAGCTGCTGGTCGACAATCTCCCGGGGTATCCGGACAATGTGAACCGCGCCTCAGACGGGACCTATTGGCTCGCCTTCGTGGGGCTTCGATCACCGGTATACGACCTCGCGATGGCGGACCCCGCGTTCCGCACGCGGATGGTGAAGCAGATTCCGCCGGACGAGTGGATGTGTCCCGGCATCAACAACGGCTGCGTGATCAAGTTCGACGACACCGGTCGCGTCCTGGAATCCTGGTGGGATCCGGGCGGGCGTTCTCATCCGACAATCACCTCGATGCGCGAACACAAGGGCTATCTCTACATCGGCGGGCTCGAGAACAACCGGATCGGGCGCGTCAAGCTGCCGAACGGCGACGTGAACTGGACCGGGTGGAAGTCCTACTGGTCGTCGAATGGCCAAAACAATTCCGGCGTCGCACCAAGCAACGTGCGTCCGATCACTACAGCGAAGGCGAAGCATGTCTCTGGCGCGTGA
- a CDS encoding SDR family NAD(P)-dependent oxidoreductase, with protein sequence MNRFSDQVVIVTGAASGIGAVIARHFAEQGAQLVLSDIDEPRLSASAEALVSAGHGKPMLHVGDLSREDVAGRLIGDTVKLHGTIDVLVNNAGGGIIKPFLDHTPDTLRTTIDRNLWTALWCTWHAVPVMKAKGYGRIVNIGADSVRNGLWDHAAYNAAKGGVHAMATGLGREFATSGITVNVVAPCIVNTPQVQQASEKAPHLIQKFIDVVPMQRPGEMDEVASMVTYLASKEASFVTGQVISVNGGSTML encoded by the coding sequence ATGAATCGCTTCTCAGACCAGGTGGTGATCGTGACCGGCGCGGCCAGCGGGATCGGCGCGGTGATCGCCCGGCACTTCGCCGAGCAGGGCGCGCAACTGGTGCTCTCCGACATCGACGAGCCGCGCCTCTCGGCCAGTGCCGAGGCGCTCGTCTCGGCAGGCCACGGCAAGCCGATGCTCCATGTCGGCGACCTTTCGCGCGAGGACGTCGCCGGCCGGCTGATCGGGGACACGGTCAAGCTGCACGGAACCATCGACGTGCTCGTCAACAATGCCGGGGGCGGCATCATCAAGCCGTTCCTCGACCATACGCCCGACACGCTGCGGACGACGATCGACCGCAATCTATGGACGGCGCTGTGGTGTACGTGGCACGCCGTGCCGGTGATGAAGGCCAAGGGCTACGGCCGCATCGTCAACATCGGCGCCGATTCGGTGCGGAACGGGCTGTGGGACCACGCCGCCTACAATGCGGCGAAGGGCGGGGTTCATGCGATGGCGACCGGGCTGGGGCGCGAATTCGCCACCAGCGGGATCACCGTCAACGTCGTCGCGCCCTGCATCGTCAACACGCCGCAAGTCCAGCAGGCGTCCGAAAAGGCACCGCACCTCATCCAGAAGTTCATCGACGTGGTTCCGATGCAGCGGCCCGGCGAGATGGACGAAGTCGCATCGATGGTGACGTATCTCGCTTCGAAAGAGGCGTCGTTCGTCACCGGGCAGGTCATCAGTGTCAACGGCGGCAGTACGATGCTATGA